From the genome of Brassica oleracea var. oleracea cultivar TO1000 chromosome C4, BOL, whole genome shotgun sequence:
TTAAAATTTATTTTCATTGGTTTAAGGTATTAAAGATTAATCATTGTTAGATAATATAATTTTTGTTATTTAAAAAAAATCTTTATAATTTTAAAAGTTAACATCGACAAATATTTAACATATGGAGATATAATATTACAATACTAAATTATATCTATTTAATTTATAATATCTATAAATACAATGGATCATCTATTGTTTAAATTCAATTATTGATAGCCCAATAAAAATTTTGGTATGCCCAAAATTTAAATGATAAGATTAGAGATTAAATGTAACATAACTTTTTACGAATATGTCCATTAGGTCTATTTTAAAAAAAATCACACATGAATCAAAGTTGTGACTTCTGTTTTAATATATAAGATATATATAATTAATTAAATATATTTTTGTATATATATATATATATATATATATTATTTTTTTACTTCAGCTATCATAGAACCGTTTGGTAAAACATAGAGTCATTTCACATTAATTTTTTTTTCACAGAATGCCTGGACGGACTTTTGCAAACGGTGAACCGATATGGCTATGCAATGCTGGTACTGCTGATAGTAAAGTTTTTAGCCGTTCTCTCCTCGCTAAAGTAAGTTCTAGTATTGTAGTTGCTATCTAACTCTTATTTTTTGCGATTTAAAACCCTAAAGTCGATCGTTTATCCTTTTGTGCGTTTAGAGCGCTTCGGTTAATACAGTAATTTGCTTCCCGTTTCTTGGAGGAGTCGTTGAGATCGGTACCACAGAACACGTACGTAAGCCACATTTCTGAATTAATCAATTTGTTTTGCTTTAGAATTTTCAGAATGAATACAAAAATTGTTAATACAAAAATTGTTACCAATTAGTGCTAATACAACAATGTGTAAAGTTTATCTAATTGTTAATACCAAAATTGTAAGAATATTCTTCTTTGTGTTTCATAGATTGCAGAGGATATGAACGTAATACAATGCGTGAAGAAATCATTCCTCGAAGCTCCTGATTCAAACGCTACAATATTACAACCAATATCATCAGATTATCACATAGACAACGTCCTCGATCCGCAACACATCCTAGAAGACGAAATCTATGCTCCTATGTTTGGTACTCGGCCTTTTCAAGCAACTTCTCCGAGCAGAACCACCAACGGTTTCGATCCCGAACACGATCAACTAGCAGAAGATCATGATTCGTTCATGGCCGAAGGAATCAACTCTCAAGTACAAAGTTGGCAGCACATGGACGATGAACTCAGTAACTGCGTTCACCAATCGCTAAATTCCAGCGATTGCGTCTCTCAGACGTTTGCTGAAGCAGGGGCTAGACGAGGTTCTTGCAGCGCAAGAAAGGGTAGGGTTCAAAGGTTAGGGCATGTCCAAGAGCAACAGAAAAATGTGAAGATGCTATCTTTTGATCCAAGAAACGATGATGTTCATTACCAAAGTGTTATCTCCACAATTTTCAAGACCAGTCACCAGCTAATCCTTGGACCACAGTTCCGAAACTGCGATAAGCGGTCAAGCTTCACAAGGTGGAAGAAACCATCACCATCATCATGTGGAACCGCATCAATCGTAGCACCATCACAAGGAATGTTGAAGAAGATTATTTTCGAGGTTCCACGTGTGCACCAGAAAGAGAAGCTGATGTTGGATTCACCAGTGGCTGGGGATGAAACCGCGAACCACGCGGTTTCAGAGAAGAAACGGCGGGAGAAACTGAATGAACGGTTCTTGATCTTGAGATCGATCATTCCTTCAATCAATAAGGTATATATATATATATATATATATATTTATTACTGAATTTTAAAAAGAGAAAAAGACAAAAATAGCACTAAATCAAGTTTATGTTCCCAAACTAGCACTCAAGGTCAAAAGTCACAAAAATAGCACTTAATGTTTTATCAAAAGTCACAAACTTAGGGTTTAGAGTTAAAGGGTGAGGTTTAGGATTTAGAGTTTAGGGTTTAGGGTTTTGAGTTTAGGGTTTAGGGTTTAGGGTTTAGAGTTGAGAAATGAGGTTTTGGGGATAAGATTTCAAATTTTGAAAAATAAAAAAATTAAAATTTTCAAAGGATAAACTTAGAAAAATGCTATTTTGGTCATTTTAATTTTTGAGTGTTATTTTTGTGATATAAACTTAGAAAGATGCTATTTTGGAGATTTGACCTTTTAAAAACTGTAAATCCATATTATATAATGAGTTTTAAGTTATTTTTGGTTATTTTCAATAGAGCGATAAAGTATCGATTCTTGATGATACAATTGAGTATCTTCAAGAACTAGAGAGACGGGTTCAAGAACTAGAATCATGCAGAGAATCAACCGATACAGAAACCCGTGGGACAATAACAGTGAAGAGGAAGAAACCTTATGATGCAGGCGAAAGAACATCAGCTAATTGCACAAACAATGAAATCGGCTACGTGAAAAGAACCCATGTGGGAGAAGCCGAACCAGCAGAAACCGGTTTAACCGATATAAGGATCAGGTCGTTTGGAAACGAGGTGGTCATTGAGCTGAGATGTGTTTGGAGAGAAGGCGTTTTGCTTGAGATAATGGATGTGATTAGTAATCTCAACTTGGATTCGCATTCGGTACAATCCTCGACCGGAGACGGTTTACTCTGCTTAACCGTCAGTTGCAAGGTACAATTTGTAACCTTCTTACTTAAACCTGGATTTTGTTAATGTTGACATATTGTGAAATGTTGGTTTCAGCACAAGGGTTCAAAAATAGCCACACCAGGAATGATCAAAGAGGCACTCAAAAGGTTGCATGGATATGTTGAAGACATTTTAGCTTAAAGTATTAGCAAAATATTTTCCCGCTTAGGTTTTTGTAATCTTTGGCATTCTTCTAGTTTTAGGAATTCATGTAAAACCCCCCCAAAAAAGACAAATATTTTATTTCTTCTTTTTGTTGCTGGTTAACGTACGCGAAGAACTAAAAAGGGAACCTGTAATTTTCTTTGAAGGTAGATTGTTTTAAGAATATTTGTTTTGCTCTATAACATGATGGAAATCATCTTGTGAGTCTGTATTGGCTCACACCTAGAGACGTCAAGGTAGACCAAAAATAGCCCACTAGCGAAGCGGGTCTGATACATATACAAACCGCAACCTGCGGTGGGCCGATCCACACGACCAAAATAAAAGTGAACCTGCTGCGGGTTGGGTTACTTGGACGCGGGTTGGCCCGCTTAACATTTCTAATACTAAGAATTCCGATGGAATTTAAAGATTATGAATAACATGAGACACATATATTTTCTTAAATATAATATTATCTTTAACAAAAAAAGTTTAAGCCATTTAAAATACAAATGAAGAAAAAAATAGAAAAACAAGCATGAATAAGACATTTAGAAAAAAATGCATTTCGTATTTTTATAACATATAGAAGTGAATCTTGTAAATCAACTATCTCAACATTTTAATTTTCACTTCCTTTGTATTAGCTGATATAGTAGGCTTACAGATTTTTTTTGGCTTTTGTATCTCAATTCATTATATATTAATGAATTGCTTATTCTCAGCTTTGTTATTTTTGAACAGAAGTGTTAGATGATAATTAAAAACGAACATATTATATGTAAATAATTTAACTGATAAGAGTACTGTAAAATATATTTGTTTATATTCTCTCGTTTTTCTACAATTCTTTTACCGTTTTTTAGTATGAATGTTTTTCAATTTAATACACTACTGTATATCATTTACAAAAAAATGATCTTTTTTTTGTTCATTTTAAATGGCATAAAACTATATAACATTTCTTTTTGTCACAACTAGATAACATATTTTAAAATGACATTTATAACATGAAAACAAGGTAACATATTTTAAACCCGCGGATTGGCCCGTAAACCCACTTAGCTAGACATGGGGGCTTGGACATATATATATATATATAAACCGCAATCCGCATCGGACCAACCCGCACAGCCCATAGAATAATTGAATCCGCTATGGGTTGGTTTACTTAGACGCGGGTGGGCCCGTCTGACATATCTACTCACACCAATAAACCTAAAAATGGAATTAATTATAGATTAAAAACTCTACGTTTGGGAAATTAAAATCATCTTGCAAGTTATGACCAAAATCATTGACTAGTCCACTGCACTGCACAGCACAGCATATATTCAATGTACCAATTCTTATGGAAATATATATTCTCTCAGACAAAAACATAATATCTTTCCTTTTCAACTGCGAAACCGAAAACATGTATTCAAAGATATTAATTCTGTATATACACAATGATGACCAGTGAAAAGATGATATATTAGAGAGAATGGTGAAGTTGATTAGGACTTTGCCCTGAAACATCCTCTCTCCGGTATGAAACTAAAAAACTCAATTTACTTTGTTTATATATCTCTTAACATTTTATTGCTTAGTTCTTGAAAATACTGCTTACAATAGTTTAGTTTTCAAGTAGAGTGAGATTCATCGAGATTAGGACTCGATTTTCTGCTATAAATGCATTCTTTCTTTAGATGCTTGCAAAGACGAAAAAAACTGCGGTTGATATATTAGTCTTTGTGTTCATCTTGTTTGCGTGAAGTTTTCTAGCAATCTTATGTATATATATGATCCTTTTCGATACACTACAACATGCTGGTGTGTTATTTTTGTCTTGCAGTTGAAATCTGTAAGATTTGAGACAAAGTGAATCTTATAAGAATGGGGGATGAGCCAAGGTTTAGTGAGAAATGGGATTTCAGAAGGCAGGAGAACAACTTTGATGATGATTCTTCAAGCGACGATCCGGATTCATTTTCAACTCACGAACCGATTATTCATAACACAGATCCTGTTCTTGACTCTAATCAGCTAGACAATGGAACAAAAACAGTGTCTACGGAGCAACCTGTGAAAACCCGGAAGAGAAAGAGCAAGAACGATGAGAGTAAGCCTGAGAAAGCTAAACAAGTAAGGAGAAGGAAACCGAAAACTGTTTGTGCAGAGGAGAATACGAAGAAAGAGGAAACGGTAATGGAGACGGATGAAGTTGGAATGTTTATGAAGACGTTGCTTGATGATCTTACAGCTTCTAGAGAGAGCTTAATGAATTGGATGAACACTGAATTGGATGGACCATCGGATCAACATGTTGTGTCTCGACCACCTCCGAAGAAGAGAGCGGTTGCTGCGGGACCAGTGAAGAAGAGGAGAACGAAGACAAAAGGACAAGAGGAGGAGAGTGAAAAACAGAGGAAACAGGACGAGATTTGTCAAAGGATGAACAAACCTAAAGAGAAGGGTTCAGAGGTTGTGCAGAACGGTGGAGATCAAGCTCAACAACTTGATTATGATGTTGGAACGTTGGATATGTTTCTCAGGAGCGGTCATGAACAAGGACAACAAGGTATTGTTGCGCAAATCGAGATCGAGAATGCGACGGCCATTAATGAGAAGAAGAGTGTTGTTTTGGCCATTGAAGCTCCAAAGCTAAGACAGAGACAAAAGAAGACGAGAGAAGCCAACACCATCAAAAACAGATCCGAAACAAAGAAAGATGATAACTTTGCGATACCCTATGTGCCACAGCTGTCTTCATCGCCAACGTTGCAGAGCTTTCCAGTAGGTTCTTCGTTGTTTCCTTCCTCAAGCCAAGGGGTAACTTCTTTAGCAAGTAACAACTACCAACCGATGCAACCACCAGTAGTACCTCAGTTCTCTGATCTTTATGAATTTCAGACAGGATTCACAGGAGGACAAGGATATGACAAGAGTTCTCCGTTTCACAACAATGGTTACTTTTCTGGTTTTCCGGCAGCTTCCCAACCTAATCTGATGGCACAAGTGAATCATACGACTTATTCACAGCAGCGAGACAACAATGATATGTTCGGAGGACTGCAAATGAATCCTACGACTTATTCGCAGCAGAGAGATAACAATAATATGTTTGGAGAACTGCAAATGGCTGTTGGAGCCATACCATATTCCGGTATCATGTTTCATGAATCCGAAGTTGGTAACGGTAATAACAGCCTCTCCAATTACAGAACTAGCTCAGGTAGATAAACCTGTTCCAAAGGCAAGAGCAACAATTATTATCTACCGGTAGAGATGGACCTCGGTGACTGACTTGTGTTCAAAGACGCAACAAAAATGGGACTTGAAGTGTAAACTGTTGTTCACATGTTGTCTAGTTTTCTGGGACATCGCAAACAGAAAAAGGATTTCTGGTTCTTTAAGGTCTCATTGTCCCTAACAAATTAAAATTTTCTGTTTCCTTTTTTTCTTTTGGTTGGCAACAAATCATCGGTC
Proteins encoded in this window:
- the LOC106337763 gene encoding LOW QUALITY PROTEIN: transcription factor GLABRA 3 (The sequence of the model RefSeq protein was modified relative to this genomic sequence to represent the inferred CDS: inserted 1 base in 1 codon), which gives rise to MDEETMVTGQNRTSVPENLKKQLAISIRSIQWSYAIFWSVSASQPGVLEWGDGYYNGDIKTRKTIQASEIKADQLGLRRSEQLRELFESLSIAESSSTGTAAGSQVSRRASAAALSPEDLADTEWYYLVCMSFVFKIGEGMPGRTFANGEPIWLCNAGTADSKVFSRSLLAKSASVNTVICFPFLGGVVEIGTTEHIAEDMNVIQCVKKSFLEAPDSNATILQPISSDYHIDNVLDPQHILEDEIYAPMFGTRPFQATSPSRTTNGFDPEHDQLAEDHDSFMAEGINSQVQSWQHMDDELSNCVHQSLNSSDCVSQTFAEAGARRGSCSARKGRVQRLGHVQEQQKNVKMLSFDPRNDDVHYQSVISTIFKTSHQLILGPQFRNCDKRSSFTRWKKPSPSSCGTASIVAPSQGMLKKIIFEVPRVHQKEKLMLDSPVAGDETANHAVSEKKRREKLNERFLILRSIIPSINKSDKVSILDDTIEYLQELERRVQELESCRESTDTETRGTITVKRKKPYDAGERTSANCTNNEIGYVKRTHVGEAEPAETGLTDIRIRSFGNEVVIELRCVWREGVLLEIMDVISNLNLDSHSVQSSTGDGLLCLTVSCKHKGSKIATPGMIKEAXQKVAWIC
- the LOC106342276 gene encoding uncharacterized protein LOC106342276 isoform X2 is translated as MGDEPRFSEKWDFRRQENNFDDDSSSDDPDSFSTHEPIIHNTDPVLDSNQLDNGTKTVSTEQPVKTRKRKSKNDESKPEKAKQVRRRKPKTVCAEENTKKEETVMETDEVGMFMKTLLDDLTASRESLMNWMNTELDGPSDQHVVSRPPPKKRAVAAGPVKKRRTKTKGQEEESEKQRKQDEICQRMNKPKEKGSEVVQNGGDQAQQLDYDVGTLDMFLRSGHEQGQQGIVAQIEIENATAINEKKSVVLAIEAPKLRQRQKKTREANTIKNRSETKKDDNFAIPYVPQLSSSPTLQSFPVGSSLFPSSSQGTGFTGGQGYDKSSPFHNNGYFSGFPAASQPNLMAQVNHTTYSQQRDNNDMFGGLQMNPTTYSQQRDNNNMFGELQMAVGAIPYSGIMFHESEVGNGNNSLSNYRTSSGR
- the LOC106342276 gene encoding uncharacterized protein LOC106342276 isoform X1, with translation MGDEPRFSEKWDFRRQENNFDDDSSSDDPDSFSTHEPIIHNTDPVLDSNQLDNGTKTVSTEQPVKTRKRKSKNDESKPEKAKQVRRRKPKTVCAEENTKKEETVMETDEVGMFMKTLLDDLTASRESLMNWMNTELDGPSDQHVVSRPPPKKRAVAAGPVKKRRTKTKGQEEESEKQRKQDEICQRMNKPKEKGSEVVQNGGDQAQQLDYDVGTLDMFLRSGHEQGQQGIVAQIEIENATAINEKKSVVLAIEAPKLRQRQKKTREANTIKNRSETKKDDNFAIPYVPQLSSSPTLQSFPVGSSLFPSSSQGVTSLASNNYQPMQPPVVPQFSDLYEFQTGFTGGQGYDKSSPFHNNGYFSGFPAASQPNLMAQVNHTTYSQQRDNNDMFGGLQMNPTTYSQQRDNNNMFGELQMAVGAIPYSGIMFHESEVGNGNNSLSNYRTSSGR